A portion of the Streptomyces sp. YPW6 genome contains these proteins:
- a CDS encoding NADH-quinone oxidoreductase subunit C: MTENPTNGDEGNGGAVPAPRDTGGEVIHVRKGMFGANNGGDTSGYGGLIRTVTLPGAASRPYGGWFDEVADELEGALEEQDLLPANAIEKTVVDRDELTFHIAREHLVQVARTLRDDPALRFELCTGVSGVHFPGDQGRELHAVYHLRSLTHGRIIRLEVSAPDSDPHIPSLVAVYPTNDWHEREAYDFFGLVFDGHPALTRIMMPDDWQGFPQRKDYPLGGIAVEYKGAQIPAPDQRRSYS; encoded by the coding sequence GTGACCGAGAACCCGACCAACGGCGACGAGGGGAACGGCGGCGCCGTACCCGCGCCGCGCGACACCGGCGGCGAGGTCATCCACGTCCGCAAGGGCATGTTCGGCGCCAACAACGGCGGCGACACCTCCGGCTACGGCGGCCTCATCCGCACCGTCACCCTGCCGGGGGCCGCCTCCCGGCCCTACGGCGGCTGGTTCGACGAGGTGGCCGACGAGCTCGAAGGGGCCCTGGAGGAACAGGACCTGCTCCCCGCCAACGCCATCGAGAAGACCGTCGTCGACCGCGACGAGCTGACCTTCCACATCGCCCGCGAACACCTGGTCCAGGTCGCCCGCACCCTGCGCGACGACCCCGCCCTGCGCTTCGAGCTCTGCACGGGCGTCAGCGGCGTCCACTTCCCGGGCGACCAGGGCCGCGAGCTGCACGCCGTCTACCACCTGCGCTCGCTCACCCACGGCCGGATCATCCGGCTGGAGGTGTCCGCCCCGGACAGCGACCCGCACATCCCGTCGCTCGTCGCGGTCTACCCGACCAACGACTGGCACGAGCGCGAGGCCTACGACTTCTTCGGGCTCGTCTTCGACGGGCACCCCGCCCTCACCCGGATCATGATGCCGGACGACTGGCAGGGCTTCCCGCAGCGCAAGGACTACCCGCTCGGCGGCATCGCCGTCGAGTACAAGGGCGCCCAGATCCCGGCTCCGGACCAGCGGAGGTCGTACTCCTGA
- the nuoE gene encoding NADH-quinone oxidoreductase subunit NuoE yields MPQLPATPYPAEVRARLDADAEEVLARYPGSRSALLPLLHLVQSEEGYVSRTGIAFCAETLDLTTAEVTAVSTFYSMYRRRPSGDYQVGVCTNTLCAVMGGDAIFDTLKEHLGVGNNETTEDGKVTLEHIECNAACDFAPVVMVNWEFFDNQTPESATRLVDDLIAGRTVEPTRGAPLCSYKETARILAGFPDERPGAVEATGGAGPASLIGLKLAKGEALPKARVVSPRAGQPQDAQPQDAQPHDAQVHDPSPAERLSSHDAPQQTSASDPEHPAGPAAEEGE; encoded by the coding sequence ATGCCGCAGCTCCCCGCCACCCCCTACCCGGCCGAGGTACGCGCCCGGCTCGACGCGGACGCCGAGGAGGTGCTCGCCCGCTACCCCGGCAGCCGCTCCGCCCTGCTGCCGCTGCTGCACCTCGTGCAGTCCGAGGAGGGATACGTCTCCCGCACGGGCATCGCCTTCTGCGCCGAGACGCTCGACCTCACCACCGCCGAGGTCACCGCCGTCTCCACCTTCTACTCCATGTACCGGCGCAGGCCGAGCGGCGACTACCAGGTCGGCGTCTGCACCAACACCCTGTGCGCGGTCATGGGCGGCGACGCCATCTTCGACACGCTCAAGGAGCACCTCGGGGTCGGCAACAACGAGACCACCGAGGACGGCAAGGTCACCCTCGAACACATCGAGTGCAACGCCGCCTGCGACTTCGCGCCCGTCGTGATGGTCAACTGGGAGTTCTTCGACAACCAGACGCCCGAGAGCGCCACGCGGCTCGTCGACGACCTGATCGCCGGCCGGACCGTCGAGCCGACCCGGGGCGCCCCCCTCTGCTCGTACAAGGAGACCGCCCGCATCCTCGCCGGCTTCCCCGACGAGCGCCCCGGCGCCGTCGAGGCCACCGGCGGCGCGGGCCCCGCCTCCCTGATCGGGCTGAAGCTCGCCAAGGGCGAGGCGCTTCCCAAGGCGCGGGTGGTCTCCCCGCGCGCCGGACAGCCGCAGGACGCGCAGCCGCAGGACGCGCAGCCGCACGACGCGCAGGTCCACGATCCGTCGCCGGCCGAGCGCCTCAGCTCGCACGACGCACCGCAGCAGACCTCGGCCTCCGACCCGGAGCACCCGGCCGGGCCCGCAGCCGAGGAGGGGGAGTGA
- a CDS encoding NADH-quinone oxidoreductase subunit B family protein, producing MGLEEKLPSGFVLTTVEQAAGWVRKASVFPATFGLACCAIEMMTTGAGRYDLARFGMEVFRGSPRQADLMIVAGRVSQKMAPVLRQVYDQMPNPKWVISMGVCASSGGMFNNYAIVQGVDHIVPVDIYLPGCPPRPEMLLDAILKLHQKIQDGKLGVNAEEAAREAEEAALKALPLIEMKGLLR from the coding sequence ATGGGACTCGAAGAGAAACTGCCGAGCGGCTTCGTTCTGACCACGGTCGAGCAGGCCGCGGGCTGGGTGCGGAAGGCCTCCGTCTTCCCCGCCACGTTCGGACTGGCCTGCTGCGCCATCGAGATGATGACGACCGGCGCCGGCCGCTACGACCTGGCCCGGTTCGGGATGGAGGTCTTCCGCGGATCGCCGCGCCAGGCCGACCTGATGATCGTCGCGGGCCGGGTGAGCCAGAAGATGGCGCCCGTCCTGCGGCAGGTCTACGACCAGATGCCGAATCCCAAGTGGGTCATCTCCATGGGGGTTTGCGCTTCATCGGGCGGTATGTTCAACAATTACGCCATTGTGCAGGGTGTTGATCACATTGTTCCGGTAGATATCTATTTGCCGGGTTGTCCGCCCCGCCCCGAGATGCTGCTGGACGCCATCCTCAAGCTCCACCAGAAGATCCAGGACGGCAAGCTCGGGGTCAACGCGGAGGAGGCCGCCCGCGAGGCGGAGGAAGCGGCCCTCAAGGCACTGCCCCTGATCGAGATGAAGGGGCTGCTGCGGTGA
- a CDS encoding NADH-quinone oxidoreductase subunit G produces MTVTTSAPSGGGEAALPPEDLVTLTIDGIEISVPKGTLVIRAAELLGIEIPRFCDHPLLDPAGACRQCIVEVEGQRKPMASCTITCTDGMVVKSQITSPVAEKAQKGVMELLLINHPLDCPVCDKGGECPLQNQAMSHGGADSRFEGRKRTFEKPVPISTQVLLDRERCVLCARCTRFSNQVAGDPMIELIERGALQQVGTGEGDPFESYFSGNTIQICPVGALTSAAYRFRSRPFDLVSTPSVCEQCAGGCSMRTDHRRGKVMRRVAANEPEVNEEWLCDKGRFGFRYAQQRDRLTTPLVRNAEGELEPASWPEALEAAAAGLLAARGRTGVLTGGRLTVEDSYAYSKFARVALDTNDIDFRSRVHSAEEADFLAARVAGRGRDLDGEGVTYTALEKAPAVLLVGFESEEEAPGVFLRLRKAHRKSGQKTFALATHATRGLEKAGGTLLPAAPGTETEWLDALAGGVGLEAEGAAAAEALRAEHSLIIVGERLAGVPGALSAAIRTATATGARLVWIPRRAGDRGAIEAGALPSLLPGGRPATDPRARDEVAELWRVAELPSRHGRDTGQIVEAAATGELGALLVAGVGVEDLPDPGRALQALDEVGFLVSLELRPSAVTARADVVFPVAAVAEKAGTFLNWEGRVRMFQAALKPEQMPRTLAPADSRVLHMLADAMDVHFALPDLTAARRELDRLGGWEGGHADDPREGGQPLPRPGDGEAVLAGHRMLLDLGRLQEGDTALAGTRHAAVARLSAATAAETGVKDGDPLAVTGPVGTVELPLQVTDMPDRVVWVPLNSVGRGIPADTGVNPGGLVRIGPAAAPGAPVEPSEVRA; encoded by the coding sequence ATGACAGTCACCACGAGTGCGCCCTCCGGGGGCGGCGAGGCGGCCCTTCCGCCCGAGGACCTGGTCACGCTGACCATCGACGGCATCGAGATCAGCGTCCCCAAGGGGACCCTGGTCATCCGGGCCGCCGAACTCCTCGGCATCGAGATCCCGCGCTTCTGCGACCACCCGCTCCTTGACCCGGCCGGCGCCTGCCGCCAGTGCATCGTCGAGGTCGAGGGCCAGCGCAAGCCGATGGCCTCCTGCACCATCACCTGCACCGACGGCATGGTCGTCAAGTCGCAGATCACCTCTCCTGTCGCCGAGAAGGCGCAGAAGGGCGTGATGGAGCTGCTGCTGATCAACCACCCGCTGGACTGCCCCGTCTGCGACAAGGGCGGCGAGTGCCCGCTCCAGAACCAGGCGATGTCGCACGGCGGCGCCGACTCCCGGTTCGAGGGCCGGAAGCGGACCTTCGAGAAGCCCGTCCCCATCTCCACCCAGGTGCTGCTGGACCGGGAGCGGTGCGTGCTCTGCGCACGCTGCACCCGGTTCTCCAACCAGGTGGCGGGCGACCCGATGATCGAGCTGATCGAGCGCGGCGCGCTCCAGCAGGTCGGCACCGGCGAGGGCGACCCCTTCGAGTCGTACTTCTCCGGCAACACCATCCAGATCTGCCCGGTCGGGGCGCTGACCTCGGCGGCGTACCGGTTCCGCTCCCGCCCCTTCGACCTGGTCTCCACCCCCTCGGTGTGCGAACAGTGCGCGGGCGGCTGCTCGATGCGGACCGACCACCGGCGCGGCAAGGTCATGCGCCGCGTCGCGGCCAACGAGCCCGAGGTCAACGAGGAGTGGCTCTGCGACAAGGGGAGGTTCGGCTTCCGCTACGCCCAGCAGCGCGACCGCCTGACCACCCCGCTCGTCCGCAACGCCGAGGGCGAACTGGAACCGGCGAGCTGGCCCGAGGCGCTGGAAGCCGCGGCGGCCGGACTCCTCGCCGCCCGCGGCCGCACCGGCGTCCTGACCGGCGGCCGGCTGACCGTCGAGGACTCCTACGCGTACAGCAAGTTCGCCCGGGTCGCCCTCGACACCAACGACATCGACTTCCGCTCCCGCGTCCACAGTGCCGAGGAGGCCGACTTCCTGGCCGCCCGGGTCGCCGGACGCGGCCGGGACCTCGACGGCGAAGGCGTCACGTACACCGCGCTGGAGAAGGCCCCCGCGGTCCTCCTCGTCGGGTTCGAGTCCGAGGAGGAGGCCCCCGGCGTCTTCCTCCGGCTGCGCAAGGCCCACCGCAAGAGCGGCCAGAAGACCTTCGCGCTCGCCACGCACGCCACCCGGGGCCTGGAGAAGGCGGGCGGCACCCTGCTGCCCGCCGCCCCCGGCACCGAGACCGAGTGGCTCGACGCGCTCGCGGGCGGTGTCGGCCTGGAGGCCGAAGGGGCCGCGGCCGCCGAGGCATTGCGGGCGGAGCACTCCCTGATCATCGTCGGCGAGCGGCTCGCGGGCGTGCCCGGTGCGCTGTCCGCCGCGATCCGCACCGCCACCGCCACCGGCGCACGCCTGGTGTGGATCCCGCGCCGGGCGGGCGACCGGGGCGCGATCGAGGCGGGCGCGCTCCCCTCGCTGCTGCCCGGCGGCCGCCCGGCGACCGACCCGCGGGCCCGCGACGAGGTCGCGGAGCTGTGGCGGGTGGCCGAACTGCCCTCCCGGCACGGCCGCGACACCGGCCAGATCGTCGAGGCCGCGGCCACCGGTGAACTGGGCGCGCTGCTCGTCGCCGGGGTCGGCGTCGAGGACCTGCCCGACCCCGGCCGTGCCCTCCAGGCGCTCGACGAGGTCGGTTTCCTGGTCTCCCTGGAGCTGCGGCCGAGCGCGGTCACCGCCCGCGCGGACGTGGTCTTCCCGGTCGCCGCCGTCGCGGAGAAGGCCGGTACCTTCCTCAACTGGGAGGGCCGGGTCCGGATGTTCCAGGCGGCGCTGAAGCCCGAGCAGATGCCCCGGACGCTCGCTCCGGCCGACTCCCGGGTGCTGCACATGCTGGCCGACGCCATGGACGTGCACTTCGCGCTCCCGGATCTGACCGCCGCCCGCCGCGAGCTGGACCGGCTCGGCGGCTGGGAGGGCGGCCACGCCGACGACCCGCGCGAGGGCGGACAGCCACTGCCTCGGCCCGGTGACGGCGAGGCCGTCCTCGCGGGCCACCGCATGCTGCTCGACCTCGGCCGGCTCCAGGAGGGCGACACCGCACTCGCCGGGACCCGGCACGCCGCCGTCGCCCGGCTCTCGGCGGCCACCGCCGCCGAGACCGGCGTCAAGGACGGCGACCCGCTCGCCGTCACCGGACCCGTCGGCACCGTCGAACTGCCCCTTCAGGTCACCGACATGCCGGACCGGGTGGTCTGGGTGCCGCTGAACTCGGTGGGACGCGGCATCCCCGCCGACACCGGCGTGAACCCGGGCGGCCTGGTGCGGATCGGCCCCGCCGCCGCACCGGGCGCTCCCGTCGAACCATCGGAGGTACGAGCGTGA
- a CDS encoding NADH-quinone oxidoreductase subunit A, translating into MNAYAPILVLGALGAGFAIFSVVMATLIGPKRYNRAKLEAYECGIEPTPTPAGGGRFPIKYYLTAMLFIVFDIEIVFLYPWAVSFDALGIFGLVEMLLFVLTVFVAYAYVWRRGGLEWD; encoded by the coding sequence GTGAATGCCTACGCGCCCATCCTCGTGCTCGGCGCCCTCGGGGCAGGGTTTGCGATCTTCTCCGTGGTCATGGCCACGCTTATCGGCCCCAAGCGCTACAACCGGGCAAAGCTCGAAGCGTACGAGTGCGGAATCGAACCCACCCCGACTCCGGCCGGAGGCGGCCGCTTTCCCATCAAGTACTACCTGACGGCGATGCTTTTCATCGTCTTCGACATCGAGATCGTCTTCCTCTATCCCTGGGCGGTCTCCTTCGACGCCCTGGGGATCTTCGGGCTCGTGGAGATGCTGCTCTTCGTGCTCACCGTCTTCGTCGCCTACGCGTATGTGTGGCGTCGCGGCGGCCTGGAATGGGACTGA
- a CDS encoding NADH-quinone oxidoreductase subunit D — protein MTTPRATPRATTEGTVYTVTGGDWDEVVESAVKSDDERIIVNMGPQHPSTHGVLRLILEIDGETVTEARCGIGYLHTGIEKNLEFRNWTQGTTFVTRMDYLTPFFNETAYCLGVEKLLGIEDQIPDRATVLRVLLMELNRLSSHLVCIATGGMELGATTIMIYGFRDRELVLDLFELFTGLRMNHAFVRPGGLAQDLPPGAIDQLREFIKTMKKNLPEYDKLATGNPIFKARMKDVGYLDLAGCMALGATGPMLRSAGLPHDLRKTDPYCGYETYDFEVPTADTCDSYGRFLIRLEEMRQSLRIIEQCIERLEPGPVMVADKKIAWPAQLALGADGLGNSLDHIRNIMGTSMEALIHHFKLVTEGFRVPAGQTYTAVESPKGELGVHVVSDGGTRPYRVHFRDPSFTNLQAMAAMCEGGQVADVIVAVASIDPVMGGVDR, from the coding sequence ATGACCACTCCCCGTGCAACACCTCGCGCCACGACCGAGGGGACCGTCTACACGGTCACCGGCGGCGACTGGGACGAGGTCGTCGAATCCGCGGTGAAATCCGACGACGAACGCATCATCGTCAACATGGGCCCCCAGCACCCGTCCACGCACGGCGTGCTCCGCCTCATCCTGGAGATCGACGGCGAGACCGTCACCGAGGCCCGCTGCGGCATCGGCTACCTCCACACCGGAATCGAGAAGAACCTCGAATTCCGCAACTGGACCCAGGGCACCACCTTCGTCACGCGCATGGACTACCTGACGCCGTTCTTCAACGAGACGGCGTACTGCCTGGGCGTCGAGAAGCTCCTCGGCATCGAGGACCAGATCCCCGACCGGGCCACCGTCCTGCGCGTCCTGCTGATGGAGCTCAACCGGCTCTCCTCGCACCTGGTCTGCATCGCCACCGGCGGTATGGAACTCGGCGCCACCACGATCATGATCTACGGCTTCCGCGATCGTGAACTGGTTCTCGACCTCTTCGAGCTGTTCACCGGACTGCGCATGAACCACGCGTTCGTCCGCCCCGGCGGCCTCGCCCAGGACCTGCCCCCGGGCGCGATCGACCAGCTGCGCGAGTTCATCAAGACCATGAAGAAGAACCTGCCGGAGTACGACAAGCTCGCCACCGGCAACCCCATCTTCAAGGCCCGCATGAAGGACGTCGGCTACCTCGACCTCGCCGGCTGCATGGCGCTCGGCGCCACCGGCCCGATGCTCCGCTCCGCCGGCCTGCCGCACGACCTGCGCAAGACCGACCCGTACTGCGGCTACGAGACCTACGACTTCGAGGTCCCCACCGCCGACACCTGCGACTCCTACGGACGCTTCCTCATCCGGCTGGAGGAGATGCGCCAGTCGCTGCGGATCATCGAGCAGTGCATCGAGCGCCTCGAACCGGGGCCGGTCATGGTCGCCGACAAGAAGATCGCCTGGCCCGCCCAGCTCGCGCTCGGCGCCGACGGTCTCGGCAACTCCCTCGACCACATCCGGAACATCATGGGCACCTCCATGGAGGCCCTGATCCACCACTTCAAGCTGGTGACCGAGGGCTTCCGGGTCCCCGCCGGACAGACGTACACCGCCGTCGAGTCCCCCAAGGGCGAACTCGGCGTGCACGTCGTCTCCGACGGCGGCACCCGCCCCTACCGGGTCCACTTCCGCGACCCGTCCTTCACCAACCTGCAGGCCATGGCGGCGATGTGCGAAGGCGGCCAGGTCGCCGACGTCATCGTCGCCGTCGCGTCCATCGACCCCGTGATGGGAGGCGTCGACCGGTGA
- the nuoF gene encoding NADH-quinone oxidoreductase subunit NuoF, translating to MMTLAAEIDHNGTSPEKLLAPVLSSFWDQPESWTLDTYRRHEGYEGLRKALAMAPDDLIAYVKDSGLRGRGGAGFPTGMKWQFIPQGDGKPHYLVVNADESEPGTCKDIPLLFANPHSLIEGIVIACYAIRSSHAFIYLRGEVVPVLRRLHEAVREAYEAGYLGTDILGSGLDLELTVHAGAGAYICGEETALLDSLEGRRGQPRLRPPFPAVAGLYACPTVVNNVESIASVPAILNKGKDWFTSMGSEKSPGFTLYSLSGHVTSPGQYEAPLGITLRQLLDMSGGMRAGHRLKFWTPGGSSTPMFTEEHLDVPLDYEGVGAAGSMLGTKALQCFDETTCVVRAVTRWTEFYAHESCGKCTPCREGTYWLVQLLRDIEAGKGEMADLDKLNDIADNINGKSFCALGDGAASPIFSSLKYFREEYEQHITGKGCPFDPARSTAWADDKNTDGTNAHRGVNA from the coding sequence GTGATGACCTTGGCCGCCGAGATCGACCACAACGGGACGAGCCCCGAGAAGCTGCTCGCCCCCGTCCTCTCCTCCTTCTGGGACCAGCCCGAGTCCTGGACGCTGGACACCTACCGCCGCCACGAGGGCTACGAAGGGCTGCGCAAAGCGCTGGCCATGGCGCCCGACGACCTCATCGCGTACGTCAAGGACTCCGGTCTGCGCGGCCGCGGCGGCGCGGGCTTCCCCACCGGGATGAAGTGGCAGTTCATCCCGCAGGGCGACGGCAAACCGCACTATCTCGTGGTCAACGCCGACGAGTCGGAGCCGGGGACCTGCAAGGACATCCCGCTCCTCTTCGCGAACCCGCACAGCCTCATCGAGGGCATCGTGATCGCCTGCTACGCGATCCGTTCGTCGCACGCGTTCATCTACCTCCGCGGTGAGGTGGTCCCCGTGCTGCGGCGCCTGCACGAGGCCGTACGAGAGGCGTACGAGGCGGGTTATCTCGGGACGGACATCCTGGGTTCGGGACTCGATCTGGAACTCACGGTGCACGCGGGCGCCGGTGCGTACATCTGCGGTGAGGAAACCGCGCTGCTCGACTCTCTCGAAGGACGGCGCGGCCAGCCCCGGCTGCGGCCCCCCTTCCCCGCGGTCGCCGGTCTGTACGCCTGCCCCACTGTGGTGAACAACGTCGAGTCCATCGCGTCGGTTCCCGCGATCCTGAACAAGGGCAAGGACTGGTTCACGTCGATGGGCAGCGAGAAGTCCCCGGGCTTCACGCTCTACTCGCTCAGCGGCCATGTCACCAGCCCCGGCCAGTACGAGGCCCCGCTCGGCATCACGCTCCGCCAGCTCCTCGACATGAGCGGCGGCATGCGCGCCGGGCACCGGCTGAAGTTCTGGACCCCGGGCGGCTCCTCCACCCCGATGTTCACCGAGGAGCACCTCGACGTCCCCCTCGACTACGAGGGCGTCGGCGCCGCCGGGTCCATGCTCGGCACCAAGGCGCTCCAGTGCTTCGACGAGACGACCTGCGTCGTGCGGGCCGTCACCCGCTGGACCGAGTTCTACGCCCACGAGTCCTGCGGCAAGTGCACACCCTGCCGCGAAGGGACCTACTGGCTGGTCCAGTTGCTTCGCGACATCGAGGCCGGCAAGGGCGAGATGGCCGACCTCGACAAGCTCAACGACATCGCCGACAACATCAACGGCAAGTCGTTCTGCGCGCTCGGCGACGGCGCTGCCTCGCCGATCTTCTCCTCGCTGAAGTACTTCCGCGAGGAGTACGAGCAGCACATCACCGGCAAGGGCTGCCCCTTCGACCCCGCCCGGTCCACGGCCTGGGCCGACGACAAGAACACCGACGGCACGAACGCTCACCGGGGGGTGAACGCATGA